A stretch of Kazachstania africana CBS 2517 chromosome 7, complete genome DNA encodes these proteins:
- the BUD4 gene encoding Bud4p (similar to Saccharomyces cerevisiae BUD4 (YJR092W); ancestral locus Anc_7.463) produces MDAETTVESLLREIDIEVNNSIRESKSERHLKKILDDNISDTTHNDNVLSSPFKATLQPLETDLLLPPSRKLASTIENLSGSTVTHRITKNSSPSAMKLQARIDRTPGTECDADIMDSARPLLPHSKSDTFLSSPVHFSMDEESFASDDNYSPQIKHSPSKIPLTSKIIINNFMKNDVPPTRASSGSSVGDEKITSLSVTLPNDHVYNLEKIPSIPDTPELGVFVQPNLNKTESLRFVSVSTFEKDREEHQSTKEASPYCEENEQESDIRDLSIALEPNSTIAEASTAEDLKLLSAELSNGQVDGENGSVIISPFETGLTEEDSTTDDLQTQIDNAPILESKEKFAYSLEGEGFETEVKPENNAPDTAAVDEDTKDGTSKLPEIEKGKNTEGKTPAMGLGLVSIGCPENNNAINQNIAEEIVENKVVLEADSHETLSFKSLVPVNTELDATSVKETDVGSPNDSIDELVDFTPVLPQLPVLDPLFLDDPLNHDPDSSLDSIDARRQISPTDYLSVWHLQDSVIPAPETTIKQAPRPDSPMMQHSYRFKPKLVHSSKIRYSETLSRESQVRNHDYDDNVSLGEEFSKVMENMLGDNASSLLTSVETTSLRPNYLNIWTDEETQMREKYTKVDVSEILIEEGKLTNLKSSSNDVVVGKADSIKSYEVDMESIESNSEGLRTSGHIESPFKFIRKKEYQEPELNNSANLFSKPLKGKPREEKKLEDNVIEKLVEEVAVVEDKEALVEEELKDYGILYLKLEKMKINLSGISNHQAKFCLEIDNGINVARSPWKKLDDDDYFIIDRELEIPTLNLKQTIYVTLKCQYKKAETELVEVVKKISVGKKYNFIGKNKYAYEKRYVQRPVTFDEWDYMFAEDGSFGYCEIKLDKEFLKQNKFNGSFDKISAEVKNRWARIPNNKDSKVKNFELPRRKEYKIGTIEFNGCYIERSSNLEVFPKNRELVNDMVKKLQEQEKIRREGYLQQEGGDLEGVIKKRFFKLNGTSMVGFHENSGKAQITINLLKVCKVISSSDVVRGKEVRNLTDLVLVGESFELVFNNGDKIILNSDISTRDTIEWYNTIKRVVELNSVHQPWVKKMSKFSIRT; encoded by the coding sequence ATGGATGCTGAGACTACCGTAGAATCGTTATTACGAGAAATTGACATCGAGGTTAATAACAGCATAAGAGAAAGCAAGAGTGAGAGacatttgaagaaaattttggatgATAATATAAGTGACACAACTCATAACGACAACGTACTGTCATCCCCTTTCAAAGCTACTTTGCAACCATTAGAGACTGACTTACTGTTGCCCCCATCAAGAAAACTTGCTTCcactattgaaaatttatcagGTTCTACCGTTACTCATCGTATaaccaaaaattcaagCCCCAGTGCAATGAAATTACAAGCAAGGATCGACCGTACTCCAGGTACAGAATGTGATGCGGATATCATGGATTCTGCAAGACCCTTACTGCCACATTCAAAATCTGACACTTTTCTATCATCTCCCGTACATTTCTCAATGGATGAGGAAAGTTTTGCTAGCGATGACAATTATTCTCCACAGATTAAACATTCACCTTCTAAGATACCTTTGACAAGTAAGATTatcattaataattttatgaaGAATGACGTACCCCCAACTAGGGCATCTTCTGGATCCTCTGTTGGTGACGAAAAAATAACCTCTTTATCTGTGACTTTACCAAATGATCATGTTTATAATTTAGAGAAAATCCCAAGTATACCAGACACACCAGAACTTGGAGTCTTCGTACAACCAAATCTCAACAAAACTGAGTCTCTCAGATTTGTCAGTGTTTCTACGTTTGAAAAAGATCGTGAAGAACATCAAAGCACGAAAGAAGCATCCCCATATTGTGAGGAGAATGAACAAGAATCCGATATTAGAGATCTAAGTATTGCTTTGGAACCGAATAGCACAATTGCAGAAGCCAGTACAGCGGAAGATCTCAAATTGTTATCCGCAGAGCTCTCAAATGGTCAAGTTGATGGAGAGAATGGTTCAGTGATAATTAGTCCTTTTGAAACTGGATTGACGGAAGAAGATTCAACTACTGACGACCTTCAAACCCAGATTGATAATGCTCCCATCTTGGaaagcaaagaaaaatttgctTACTCACTTGAAGGAGAAGGATTCGAAACAGAAGTAAAACCAGAAAACAATGCTCCTGATACAGCAGctgttgatgaagatacAAAAGATGGGACAAGTAAGCTAcctgaaattgaaaaaggaaaaaataCTGAAGGTAAGACGCCTGCTATGGGATTAGGTTTGGTAAGTATTGGATGTCCAGAAAACAACAATGCAATAAACCAAAACATAGCAGAAGAAATAGTAGAAAATAAGGTCGTTTTGGAAGCTGATTCGCATGAAACTCTTTCTTTTAAGAGTTTGGTTCCTGTAAATACAGAGCTTGATGCCACTTCAGTTAAAGAAACAGACGTGGGATCACCTAACGACTCCATTGATGAACTTGTTGATTTTACACCAGTATTACCGCAATTACCTGTATTAGATCCGCTGTTTTTGGATGATCCATTAAACCATGATCCAGATAGTTCACTTGATTCAATCGACGCTAGAAGACAGATTTCTCCAACTGACTATTTATCTGTTTGGCATTTACAGGATTCAGTCATACCTGCACCAGAAACGACAATAAAGCAGGCTCCACGGCCCGATTCGCCAATGATGCAACATTCCTACAGATTTAAACCGAAGTTGGTTCATAGTAGTAAGATACGTTACTCTGAGACATTATCGAGAGAATCGCAGGTGAGGAATCACGattatgatgataatgTATCCCTTGGTGAGGAGTTCAGTAAAGTAATGGAAAATATGTTAGGCGATAATGCATCATCACTACTAACATCGGTGGAAACTACTTCTTTAAGGccaaattatttaaatatttggaCTGATGAAGAGACTCAAATGAGggaaaaatatacaaaagTTGATGTCAGTGAGATCTTAATAGAGGAGGGGAAGCttacaaatttgaaatcatcaagTAATGATGTGGTTGTAGGTAAAGCAGATAGTATCAAGAGTTATGAAGTTGATATGGAATCGATTGAAAGTAACTCTGAGGGACTTAGAACTTCAGGTCATATTGAAAGCCccttcaaatttattaggAAGAAGGAATACCAAGAGCCTGAATTAAACAATTCAGCTAACCTATTTTCCAAACCTTTAAAAGGTAAACCTAGggaggaaaagaaattggaGGACAACGTTATTGAGAAACTGGTTGAAGAAGTAGCGGTCgttgaagataaagaagCTTTGGTAGAGGAGGAACTTAAGGACTATGGTATCCTGTACTTGAAACTtgaaaagatgaaaattaatttaagtggaatttcaaatcatcaagCAAAATTCTGCCTGGAGATTGACAATGGGATAAATGTAGCACGTAGTCCCtggaaaaaattagatgatgatgattatttcattatcgATAGAGAGTTAGAAATTCCAacattgaatttaaaaCAAACGATCTATGTCACGTTAAAATGTCAATATAAGAAGGCAGAAACTGAATTAGTTGAAGTtgtcaagaaaataagTGTTGGcaaaaaatacaattttaTTGGTAAGAATAAATATGCTTACGAAAAGAGGTATGTTCAAAGGCCAGTGACTTTTGATGAATGGGATTACATGTTTGCAGAAGATGGATCGTTTGGATATTGTGAAATTAAATTAgataaagaatttttgaaacaaaataaatttaatggTAGTTTTGATAAGATATCGGCTGAAGTTAAGAATAGATGGGCTAGGATACCTAATAATAAAGACTCCAAGGTAAAGAATTTTGAGTTACCACGTcgaaaagaatataaaattgGCACAATAGAATTTAATGGCTGTtacattgaaagaagttcGAACTTAGAGGTTTTCCCTAAGAATCGTGAATTGGTGAATGATATGGTTAAAAAATTGCaggaacaagaaaagatacGAAGAGAAGGGTATTTACAACAAGAAGGCGGCGATTTAGAGGGTGTTATAAAGAAGaggtttttcaaattgaatggGACATCGATGGTCGGATTTCATGAAAATAGTGGTAAAGCGCAGATAACGATAAATCTATTAAAAGTTTGCAAAGTGATTAGTAGTAGTGATGTTGTTAGGGGGAAAGAAGTAAGAAACTTGACTGATTTGGTTTTAGTTGGTGAAAGCTTTGAATTAGTTTTCAACAATGGTGATAagataatattgaattcCGATATATCGACGAGGGACACTATAGAATGGTATAATACCATTAAAAGGGTTGTTGAATTGAACTCTGTTCATCAACCTTGGGTTAAAAAGATGAGTAAATTTAGTATAAGGACATAA